The Porphyrobacter sp. HT-58-2 genome has a window encoding:
- a CDS encoding NupC/NupG family nucleoside CNT transporter, whose protein sequence is MELFDQLRGVIGIAVLLGIAWAISENRAGHPGWRWIAGALVLQGVLAVLILRVPAVWAAVGLVNDAVSAVETATLKGSAYMFGYLGGAELPFALKEGAQPPLIIAFQILPLVIVFSALAALLWHWGVLRWMVNGLSFLLRRSLGVSGVVGLSGGASIFLGVVEAPLVTRAYFARVSRSELFQIMALTMATISGAILVLYATTLRATVPDAVGHMIAASLISLPAALLVARLMVPGTDTHAATEVEQGEPGLRYESSIDAIVKGTMDGMQLFLSVIAVIIVVFALVALADMALALLPLIEGEPLTLKRLLGWVLAPLMWLIGVPWGEAQAAGALMGTKAVLNEYVAYLELAALAPGTLGPRSLLIVTYALCGVANLASVGLLVSTIGTLCPERRAEAAGLGMKSWIAGNLASAMTGAWIGLVTLA, encoded by the coding sequence GTGGAGCTGTTCGACCAGCTGCGGGGCGTGATCGGGATTGCGGTGCTGCTCGGCATCGCATGGGCGATCAGCGAGAACCGCGCCGGTCATCCCGGTTGGCGCTGGATCGCGGGCGCGCTGGTGCTTCAGGGGGTGCTGGCGGTGCTGATCCTGCGGGTGCCTGCCGTCTGGGCGGCGGTGGGCCTTGTCAATGATGCGGTCAGCGCAGTCGAGACGGCGACGCTCAAGGGATCGGCCTATATGTTCGGATACCTGGGCGGGGCGGAGCTGCCTTTCGCCCTGAAGGAGGGCGCGCAGCCGCCGCTCATCATCGCCTTCCAGATCCTGCCGCTGGTGATCGTCTTTTCCGCGCTCGCCGCCTTGCTGTGGCACTGGGGCGTGCTGCGATGGATGGTGAACGGCCTCAGCTTCCTCTTGCGCCGCAGCCTTGGCGTGTCGGGCGTGGTCGGGTTGTCGGGCGGGGCGAGCATCTTCCTCGGCGTGGTCGAGGCGCCGCTGGTGACGCGCGCCTATTTCGCCCGTGTCAGCCGCAGCGAGCTGTTCCAGATCATGGCACTGACGATGGCGACCATCAGCGGCGCGATCCTCGTCCTCTATGCCACCACCCTGCGCGCAACTGTCCCGGATGCGGTCGGTCATATGATCGCCGCCTCGCTGATATCGCTCCCCGCTGCACTGCTGGTGGCGCGGCTGATGGTGCCGGGAACCGACACGCACGCGGCGACCGAGGTGGAGCAGGGTGAGCCGGGGTTGCGCTACGAATCCAGCATCGATGCCATCGTCAAAGGCACGATGGACGGGATGCAGCTGTTCCTCAGCGTGATCGCGGTGATCATCGTGGTGTTCGCGCTGGTGGCGCTGGCCGACATGGCGCTGGCGCTGCTGCCCCTGATCGAAGGGGAGCCGCTGACCTTGAAGCGCCTGCTCGGCTGGGTGCTGGCGCCGCTGATGTGGTTGATCGGCGTGCCGTGGGGCGAGGCGCAGGCGGCAGGCGCGCTGATGGGGACCAAGGCGGTGCTCAACGAATATGTCGCCTATCTCGAGCTCGCCGCGCTGGCCCCCGGCACGCTGGGGCCGCGCAGCTTGCTGATCGTCACCTATGCGCTGTGCGGCGTTGCGAACCTTGCGAGTGTTGGCCTGCTGGTCTCGACTATCGGGACGCTCTGCCCCGAACGCCGGGCGGAGGCGGCGGGGCTGGGGATGAAAAGCTGGATCGCGGGCAACCTAGCCAGTGCCATGACCGGCGCATGGATCGGGCTGGTGACCCTTGCTTGA
- a CDS encoding c-type cytochrome codes for MKRNFLMGAAALASLVTLSACGGKQAEEAPAETTEAAAPAEAPAATEEAPAEATEAAAAAAGGTLEFASMTTDAKAGEKVFALCRSCHVLDEGVNRVGPSLHKIVGRKSGSVAGFAYSDANKNSGVTWSEDVLFEYLKDPKGFMPGTKMAFPGIKNDQDRANLVAYLASQS; via the coding sequence ATGAAGCGTAATTTCCTGATGGGCGCGGCTGCGCTGGCGAGCCTCGTCACCCTTTCGGCTTGCGGTGGCAAGCAGGCTGAAGAAGCTCCGGCTGAAACCACCGAAGCAGCTGCTCCGGCAGAAGCGCCGGCTGCGACTGAAGAAGCCCCTGCCGAAGCCACCGAAGCGGCTGCTGCTGCGGCTGGCGGCACTCTGGAATTCGCCAGCATGACGACCGACGCCAAGGCGGGCGAAAAGGTCTTCGCGCTGTGCCGTTCGTGCCACGTGCTCGACGAAGGCGTGAACCGCGTCGGTCCGTCGCTCCACAAGATCGTCGGCCGCAAGTCGGGTTCGGTCGCCGGCTTTGCCTATTCGGACGCCAACAAGAACAGCGGCGTGACCTGGAGCGAAGACGTCCTGTTCGAATACCTCAAGGATCCCAAGGGCTTCATGCCGGGCACCAAGATGGCGTTCCCGGGCATCAAGAACGACCAGGATCGTGCGAACCTGGTGGCCTATCTCGCCAGCCAGTCGTAA
- a CDS encoding TonB-dependent receptor: MKTYGINASARLLCGAATFLALTVTGAPVMAQETEEPATVESEEGDAIIVTGIRSSIQSSLDAKRNATSIVEVISAEDIGLLPDVSIADTLARLPGVTAQRVRGRSQQISIRGLGPDFSLSLLNGREIVSAGNNRGIEFDQFPSELIGSGVVYKTGDAQLAAIGIAGAVDLRTIRPLDYKERQLTVQATYTVNDSGSLNPDFASDGYRFFASYIDQNADGTLGWSLGATLQSIPTQFISRELKTQDNRNRDDRTVLEGQVRRTPQGVFYPADNPRQGVVSRNFERFSLAGTLQFEPSDSFSLNVDGFYTDTKDSGIFRGTETPIASWSGANLENVTGSGVFADSATYSGVVPILRTDTEGSQSEIFAIGGNAEWKATDNLGFVLDYGYSTLDRNDIDFESYAGTGRARSGAQDTMTFNFRPDGQYSIDGLLDYTNPANVLLTDPGGWGQVGFIKQPIIQDELHQLRAETYWEFDGGILSRITAGWLYTDREKSFDSNESFLRPTAAFGDGLAVPTGAIVGSTNTKSLNNDILAYNPARFRTDGTYLVEKATFDTQWVVSEKIHNFYIQADIDGDLGSVPVRGNIGLRYADTDQQSTGTFPNGTLNTVGASYGNWLPSMNLSFEIMPDTFIRIAAAKTVTRARLDQMTANQNVNFNPLACADNNGDQRPDAVLPGFNPPAQVCFTLGGGNPTLQPYRSTSFDISFERYFTPGTAIIIAGFHKDLSDWIIDFREVTDLTQSIQNFGSGDFLQANPQVATGIFSGPVNFSDGSITGVEGTVRLNFGDFADVLDGFGGFASVTYVDAEVLNQVGVPVSIPGYSDVTWSGDIFYEKNGFRARLNARYRGAFQSEIQNFDGSLSGQRAQPETILDAQIGYTFEKEGSFLNGVQILAEVFNLTNEPFVTQNDLLNVAGTAAIGSFPSRHELYGRTFNFTLRKNF, encoded by the coding sequence ATGAAAACCTACGGGATCAATGCAAGCGCGCGTCTGCTGTGCGGGGCCGCTACCTTTCTGGCGCTGACTGTCACCGGCGCGCCTGTCATGGCGCAGGAGACAGAGGAGCCTGCCACCGTCGAAAGCGAAGAAGGTGACGCGATCATCGTCACCGGGATCCGCAGCTCGATCCAGTCGTCGCTCGATGCCAAGCGCAACGCGACCTCGATCGTCGAAGTCATCTCGGCCGAAGACATCGGCCTGCTGCCCGACGTGTCGATTGCCGATACGCTCGCCCGCCTGCCCGGTGTCACCGCTCAGCGCGTGCGCGGCCGTTCGCAGCAGATCTCGATTCGCGGCCTTGGCCCGGACTTCTCGCTCTCGCTGCTCAATGGCCGCGAGATCGTGTCGGCGGGCAACAATCGCGGGATCGAATTCGACCAGTTCCCCTCCGAACTGATCGGCTCCGGCGTGGTCTACAAGACCGGTGATGCCCAGCTTGCCGCGATCGGCATCGCCGGTGCCGTCGATCTGCGCACCATCCGGCCGCTCGATTACAAGGAGCGCCAGCTCACCGTTCAGGCGACCTATACGGTCAATGACAGCGGCTCGCTGAACCCCGATTTCGCCAGCGACGGCTATCGCTTCTTCGCCTCCTACATTGATCAGAACGCCGATGGCACACTCGGCTGGTCGCTGGGTGCGACGCTGCAATCGATCCCGACCCAGTTCATCAGCCGCGAACTCAAGACGCAGGACAACCGCAACCGCGATGATCGCACCGTCCTTGAAGGTCAGGTGCGCCGCACGCCGCAGGGCGTGTTCTATCCGGCGGACAACCCGCGTCAGGGCGTGGTCAGCCGCAATTTCGAACGTTTCTCGCTTGCCGGCACCCTGCAGTTCGAGCCCTCGGACAGCTTCTCCCTCAATGTCGACGGCTTCTACACCGACACCAAGGATTCGGGCATCTTCCGCGGCACCGAAACCCCGATCGCCTCGTGGAGCGGCGCGAATCTCGAAAATGTCACCGGTTCGGGCGTGTTCGCCGACAGCGCGACCTATTCGGGCGTGGTGCCGATCCTGCGCACCGACACCGAAGGAAGCCAGTCGGAAATCTTCGCCATCGGCGGGAATGCCGAATGGAAGGCGACCGACAATCTCGGCTTCGTGCTCGATTACGGCTATTCGACGCTCGATCGTAACGACATCGACTTCGAAAGCTATGCCGGCACCGGTCGTGCGCGCTCGGGTGCGCAGGACACGATGACCTTCAATTTCCGCCCCGATGGTCAGTATTCGATCGACGGCTTGCTCGATTACACCAACCCCGCCAACGTGTTGCTGACCGATCCGGGCGGCTGGGGGCAGGTCGGCTTCATCAAGCAGCCGATCATCCAGGACGAACTGCACCAGCTGCGTGCCGAGACCTATTGGGAATTCGATGGCGGCATCCTCAGCCGCATCACCGCGGGCTGGCTCTACACCGACCGCGAAAAGAGCTTCGATTCCAACGAAAGCTTCCTGCGGCCGACCGCGGCCTTCGGTGACGGGCTGGCTGTCCCGACCGGGGCGATCGTGGGTTCGACCAACACCAAGAGCCTGAACAACGATATCCTCGCCTACAACCCGGCGCGCTTCCGCACCGATGGCACCTATCTGGTCGAAAAGGCCACTTTCGACACGCAGTGGGTGGTGTCGGAAAAGATCCACAATTTCTACATCCAGGCCGATATCGACGGCGATCTGGGATCGGTGCCGGTGCGCGGCAATATCGGTCTGCGCTATGCCGACACCGATCAGCAATCGACCGGCACCTTCCCCAACGGGACGCTCAACACGGTCGGCGCAAGCTATGGCAACTGGCTGCCGAGCATGAACCTCAGCTTCGAGATCATGCCCGACACCTTCATCCGCATCGCTGCCGCCAAGACCGTGACCCGTGCGCGGCTTGACCAGATGACGGCGAACCAGAACGTCAACTTCAACCCGCTGGCCTGCGCCGACAATAATGGCGATCAGCGGCCCGATGCCGTGCTGCCCGGCTTCAACCCGCCGGCGCAGGTGTGCTTCACGCTGGGCGGCGGCAACCCGACGCTGCAGCCCTATCGTTCGACCTCGTTCGACATCTCGTTCGAACGCTATTTCACCCCCGGCACCGCGATCATCATTGCCGGTTTCCACAAGGACCTGTCGGACTGGATCATCGACTTCCGCGAGGTGACCGACCTCACCCAGTCGATCCAGAACTTCGGTTCGGGTGATTTCCTGCAGGCCAATCCGCAGGTAGCGACGGGGATCTTCAGCGGCCCCGTGAACTTCTCGGACGGCAGCATCACCGGCGTCGAAGGCACGGTGCGCCTCAACTTCGGCGATTTCGCCGATGTGCTTGACGGGTTCGGCGGCTTTGCCAGCGTCACCTATGTCGATGCCGAGGTGCTCAACCAGGTCGGCGTGCCGGTGTCGATCCCGGGCTATTCGGATGTTACCTGGTCGGGCGACATCTTCTATGAAAAGAACGGCTTCCGCGCCCGTCTGAATGCCCGCTATCGCGGCGCCTTCCAGTCGGAAATCCAGAACTTCGACGGTTCGCTTTCGGGCCAGCGCGCGCAGCCGGAAACGATCCTTGATGCGCAGATCGGCTATACCTTCGAAAAGGAAGGCAGCTTCCTCAACGGGGTGCAGATCCTGGCGGAAGTGTTCAACCTGACCAACGAACCCTTCGTAACGCAGAATGATCTGCTGAACGTGGCCGGCACCGCGGCGATCGGGAGCTTCCCGAGCCGTCACGAGCTTTACGGCCGGACGTTCAACTTCACGCTGCGCAAGAATTTCTGA
- a CDS encoding tryptophan halogenase family protein translates to MDRPEVRKLVIVGGGTAGWITAAAFARLLGERLSIELVESEAIGTVGVGEATIPQIIRLNAILGLDEHAFLRATSGTFKLGIEFVDWGSKGSRYLHTFGDTGMNLGNVAFHHYWRRSAGEAPDPKGLWHWSLHQLAADQARFGKLERVGNTAMTGLAYAYHFDASRYALFLRAYAEGRGVKRSEGIVESVQRDGESGDITAITLKDGKQVSGDFFIDCTGFRALLLGETLGVGYQDWSKWLPCDRALAVPSERLPTIVPYTRATAKDAGWQWRIPLQHRTGNGHVYSSGFKSDDDAADTLLAGLDTKPLGDPRPIRFTTGRRAAFWAHNCAAIGLSSGFLEPLESTSIHLIQSHVSRLIQLFPRTGDAAAERAEYNRRCAAEFAQIRDFLILHYHQTTREDSEFWRYCKHMEVPDSLTHKRELFAASGRVGRDVDDLFRDASWVQVMLGQGITPASYDPMADQIAPAQLAEFLANLRTLIARAVASLPNHEEYLRQHCPVDPALLAA, encoded by the coding sequence ATGGACAGGCCTGAGGTAAGGAAGCTGGTGATCGTGGGCGGTGGCACGGCCGGTTGGATCACGGCGGCGGCCTTTGCCCGGCTGCTGGGCGAACGCCTCAGCATCGAGCTGGTCGAAAGCGAAGCGATCGGAACCGTCGGCGTCGGCGAGGCGACGATCCCGCAAATCATCCGGTTGAACGCCATTCTTGGCCTTGATGAGCACGCCTTCCTGCGCGCCACCTCCGGCACCTTCAAGCTGGGGATCGAATTCGTCGACTGGGGGAGCAAGGGCAGCCGCTATCTCCACACCTTCGGCGATACGGGGATGAACCTCGGCAATGTTGCGTTCCATCATTACTGGCGGCGCAGCGCTGGCGAGGCGCCCGACCCCAAGGGCTTGTGGCATTGGTCGCTGCATCAGCTCGCCGCCGATCAGGCGCGCTTCGGCAAGCTGGAGCGCGTGGGCAACACGGCGATGACGGGGCTGGCTTATGCCTACCACTTCGATGCCAGCCGCTATGCCCTGTTCCTGCGCGCCTATGCCGAGGGGCGCGGCGTCAAGCGCAGCGAGGGGATCGTCGAAAGCGTCCAGCGCGATGGGGAGAGCGGCGATATCACCGCGATCACCTTGAAGGACGGAAAGCAAGTCTCCGGCGATTTCTTCATCGACTGCACCGGCTTCCGTGCGTTGCTGCTGGGCGAGACGCTGGGGGTGGGATATCAGGACTGGTCAAAATGGCTCCCCTGCGACCGCGCGCTGGCGGTGCCGTCCGAACGCCTGCCCACCATCGTCCCCTATACCCGCGCCACCGCGAAGGACGCTGGCTGGCAGTGGCGCATCCCGCTCCAGCACCGCACCGGCAATGGCCATGTCTATTCGAGCGGGTTCAAATCCGACGATGACGCCGCCGACACGCTGCTGGCAGGGCTGGATACCAAGCCGCTCGGCGATCCGCGCCCGATTCGCTTCACCACTGGCCGGCGCGCGGCATTCTGGGCGCATAATTGCGCAGCGATCGGCCTGTCGAGCGGGTTTCTCGAACCGCTCGAATCGACCTCGATCCACCTGATCCAGTCGCATGTCAGCCGCCTGATCCAGCTGTTCCCGCGCACAGGCGACGCAGCGGCGGAGCGGGCCGAATACAACCGGCGCTGCGCAGCCGAATTCGCGCAGATCCGCGATTTCCTGATCCTCCACTACCACCAGACCACGCGCGAGGATTCGGAATTCTGGCGCTATTGCAAGCATATGGAGGTACCGGACAGCCTCACTCACAAGCGCGAACTGTTCGCCGCCTCGGGCCGCGTGGGGCGCGATGTCGATGACCTGTTCCGCGATGCCAGCTGGGTGCAGGTGATGCTGGGTCAAGGGATTACCCCTGCCAGCTATGATCCCATGGCCGATCAGATCGCTCCGGCACAGCTCGCCGAATTCCTTGCCAATCTGCGCACGCTCATCGCCCGCGCGGTGGCCAGCCTGCCGAACCACGAGGAGTACCTGCGCCAGCATTGCCCGGTCGATCCGGCGCTGCTGGCCGCCTGA
- a CDS encoding tryptophan halogenase family protein, whose protein sequence is MADGLPAPLRHIVIVGGGSAGWMTAAALADAVGQSCAITLIESEAIGTVGVGEATIPPIRHFNQRLRIDEATFVRETQGSYKLGIEFVDWGRKGHRYFHPFGQYGAEFDSVPFYHHWMREHLAGRVDGPIDDFSMCWAMAKAGRFTHPSPDRRMIQSTFDYAYHFDAGLYAAFLRRFAESRGVRRLEGKVVDVSLRGENGFIEAVTLDDGTRVAGEFFIDCSGFRGLLIEEALAAGYDNWQHWLPCDRAVAVPCERGEFTPYTRSTAREAGWQWRIPLQHRTGNGYVHCSEFISEDQATATLLANLDGQPLADPRPLRFVTGRRREFWKRNCVAIGLSAGFMEPLESTSLHLIQYAILRLIALFPDSAMSPLLSREYNAQTAREYELIRDFLILHYKASERQDSELWRYCSAMPIPDSLQYKIDHFKEHGMLVADGQELFANPSWIAVYLGQGIVPQRAPALAHMRGAVPVAERMAQVRAAMSEAVAAMPSHSEFIARHCAAPQVAA, encoded by the coding sequence ATGGCAGACGGCTTGCCCGCCCCGCTCAGGCACATCGTCATCGTCGGCGGCGGCAGCGCGGGCTGGATGACGGCGGCGGCGCTGGCGGATGCTGTCGGCCAGTCCTGCGCCATCACGCTGATCGAAAGCGAGGCCATCGGCACCGTCGGCGTGGGCGAGGCAACCATCCCGCCGATCCGCCACTTCAACCAGCGCCTGCGCATCGACGAGGCAACCTTCGTGCGCGAGACGCAAGGGAGCTACAAGCTCGGGATCGAGTTCGTCGATTGGGGGCGCAAGGGCCATCGCTATTTCCACCCCTTCGGTCAGTATGGCGCTGAATTCGATAGTGTTCCTTTCTATCACCATTGGATGCGCGAGCATCTGGCGGGGCGGGTGGACGGCCCGATCGACGATTTCTCGATGTGCTGGGCGATGGCCAAAGCGGGCAGGTTCACTCACCCATCGCCCGACCGGCGGATGATCCAGTCGACCTTCGACTATGCCTATCACTTCGACGCTGGGCTCTATGCGGCCTTCCTCAGGCGCTTTGCGGAAAGCCGCGGGGTAAGGCGCCTCGAAGGCAAGGTCGTCGACGTGTCCCTGCGGGGTGAGAATGGCTTCATCGAGGCTGTGACGCTTGACGACGGCACCCGGGTCGCAGGCGAATTCTTCATTGATTGCAGCGGCTTCCGGGGCCTTCTTATCGAAGAGGCACTGGCGGCAGGCTACGATAACTGGCAGCACTGGCTCCCCTGCGACCGCGCGGTGGCGGTGCCGTGTGAGAGGGGCGAGTTCACCCCCTACACCCGTTCGACCGCGCGCGAGGCCGGGTGGCAGTGGCGCATCCCGCTCCAGCACCGCACCGGCAACGGCTATGTCCATTGCAGCGAATTCATCTCCGAAGATCAGGCCACCGCGACCCTGCTGGCGAATCTCGATGGCCAACCGCTGGCTGATCCCCGTCCCTTGCGGTTCGTCACCGGCAGGCGGCGTGAGTTCTGGAAGAGGAATTGCGTCGCGATCGGGCTTTCCGCAGGCTTCATGGAACCGCTGGAATCGACCTCGCTCCACCTGATCCAATACGCCATCCTGCGTCTTATCGCGCTCTTTCCGGACAGTGCGATGTCGCCCCTTTTATCAAGGGAGTACAACGCACAAACCGCGCGGGAATATGAGCTTATCCGCGACTTCCTGATCCTCCATTACAAGGCCAGCGAGCGGCAGGATTCCGAACTCTGGCGCTATTGCAGCGCCATGCCGATCCCCGACAGCCTGCAATACAAGATCGACCATTTCAAAGAGCACGGGATGCTGGTGGCAGACGGTCAGGAGTTGTTCGCCAACCCCAGCTGGATCGCGGTCTATCTTGGCCAGGGCATCGTGCCGCAGCGCGCTCCGGCGTTGGCGCACATGCGCGGTGCGGTGCCGGTGGCCGAACGGATGGCGCAGGTTCGCGCTGCGATGAGCGAGGCCGTCGCCGCCATGCCATCCCACAGCGAATTCATCGCCCGCCACTGCGCCGCGCCGCAAGTGGCCGCCTGA
- a CDS encoding DUF1499 domain-containing protein: MNTMPRHTKIVLALLAFLPLYFAVAALGTKFGIWGWQLGLMTLTFFGGMIVLAVTALAALVSLIIAVRAKPRRNGPLAAAIIGLLVPGAALALFMAAGSKAGDNPIHDIATDTGNPPTFSEATMAAREKAGANPLSDYQTPLGQLEFYGDRVPPELAVKSHAQIITARSDRPAPLPLGGASKAEGVAAVAAAMGAMGFSPVTTNVDAGTVEGVAETFWFGFKDDVVARVGEQQIDFRSVSRVGMSDLGANTARIIELRSRTEALLGSASR, encoded by the coding sequence ATGAATACCATGCCCCGTCACACGAAGATCGTGCTCGCCCTGCTGGCCTTCCTGCCGCTCTATTTTGCCGTCGCTGCGCTCGGCACGAAATTCGGCATCTGGGGATGGCAGCTGGGGTTGATGACGCTGACCTTCTTTGGCGGGATGATCGTGCTGGCGGTCACGGCGCTTGCCGCGCTGGTATCGCTGATCATTGCCGTCAGAGCCAAGCCGCGCCGCAATGGACCGCTGGCCGCGGCGATCATCGGGCTGCTGGTGCCGGGCGCTGCGCTCGCGCTGTTCATGGCGGCGGGCAGCAAGGCGGGCGACAATCCGATCCACGATATCGCGACCGATACCGGCAATCCCCCCACCTTCTCCGAAGCGACAATGGCCGCGCGCGAGAAGGCCGGGGCCAACCCCTTGAGCGATTACCAGACCCCGCTCGGCCAGCTCGAATTCTATGGCGATCGGGTACCGCCCGAACTGGCGGTGAAATCCCACGCGCAGATCATCACTGCCCGCAGCGATCGTCCCGCCCCGCTGCCGCTGGGCGGTGCGAGCAAGGCCGAGGGCGTAGCCGCGGTCGCGGCGGCGATGGGAGCGATGGGTTTCAGCCCTGTCACCACCAATGTCGATGCCGGGACGGTCGAAGGCGTGGCGGAAACCTTCTGGTTCGGGTTCAAGGACGATGTCGTGGCGCGCGTGGGCGAACAGCAGATCGACTTCCGCTCGGTCAGCCGGGTGGGGATGAGCGATCTGGGCGCCAACACCGCGCGGATCATCGAACTGCGCAGCCGCACCGAGGCATTGCTGGGCTCGGCTAGCCGGTAA
- a CDS encoding CDP-alcohol phosphatidyltransferase family protein translates to MLDAKLRPLIDPPLNRVGRALAGAGVTANALTFTGLALGLAGAAAIALGHIGWGLALIVANRLLDGLDGAVARVRGPSDLGGYFDIVADFAFYVSVPLGFGIAAPANALPALVLVASFVLTGVSFLAFAVIAAKRGEETQAHGKKSFFYSTGLAEGAETIAVFIAMCLFPAWFVPLAYGYAALCALTVIQRSAMAVRAFTG, encoded by the coding sequence TTGCTTGACGCCAAACTCCGCCCGCTGATCGACCCGCCGCTCAACCGCGTGGGCCGTGCGCTGGCAGGCGCGGGCGTAACCGCCAATGCTCTGACTTTCACCGGCCTCGCGCTCGGCCTTGCCGGGGCGGCCGCGATTGCCCTTGGCCACATCGGCTGGGGGCTGGCGCTGATCGTCGCCAACCGGCTGCTCGACGGGCTCGACGGGGCGGTCGCGCGAGTGCGCGGGCCTTCCGACCTTGGCGGCTATTTCGATATCGTCGCGGATTTCGCCTTCTATGTCAGCGTGCCGCTCGGCTTCGGCATCGCCGCGCCCGCCAACGCACTGCCCGCGCTGGTGCTGGTGGCGAGCTTTGTGCTGACCGGGGTGAGCTTCCTCGCTTTCGCGGTGATCGCAGCCAAGCGCGGCGAGGAAACGCAGGCCCACGGGAAAAAAAGCTTCTTCTATTCCACCGGCCTCGCCGAAGGGGCCGAGACTATCGCCGTGTTCATCGCCATGTGCCTGTTCCCGGCGTGGTTCGTCCCGCTCGCCTATGGCTACGCCGCGCTGTGCGCGCTGACCGTTATCCAGCGCAGCGCGATGGCCGTCCGCGCCTTTACCGGCTAG
- a CDS encoding DUF6445 family protein, whose amino-acid sequence MTIQQLLASPDAVVSMATLQKFAKITPQYPGVRAPLAPQVCTAWLAQLSPLLDQWFGTAPHGWEMQAWYSLVTTPPAQLAPIQRLPHVDGTDPQQVAMMLYLHSTGHGGTAFFRHRATGLSSLTAETWPGYAAAVQAEVARTGLPPAAYTTDGAPHFERIHAVDGAFNSAVFYRGNILHSGVIDNAAPLDVDPRRGRLTINAFFRPSVAD is encoded by the coding sequence GTGACGATCCAGCAGTTGCTGGCGAGTCCCGATGCGGTCGTTTCGATGGCCACTTTGCAAAAATTTGCAAAGATCACCCCGCAATATCCGGGGGTGCGCGCCCCGCTTGCGCCGCAGGTCTGTACGGCATGGCTGGCGCAACTCTCGCCGCTGCTCGATCAATGGTTCGGGACGGCGCCGCACGGGTGGGAGATGCAGGCCTGGTACTCGCTCGTCACCACACCGCCAGCACAGCTCGCGCCGATCCAGCGCCTGCCGCACGTCGATGGCACAGATCCTCAGCAGGTGGCGATGATGCTCTACCTGCATAGCACGGGGCATGGCGGCACTGCCTTCTTCCGCCACCGCGCCACCGGGCTGTCGTCGCTCACCGCCGAAACCTGGCCCGGTTATGCCGCTGCGGTGCAGGCCGAAGTCGCCCGCACCGGCCTGCCGCCTGCGGCCTATACCACCGACGGCGCCCCGCATTTCGAGCGCATCCATGCCGTTGATGGCGCCTTCAACTCGGCAGTGTTCTATCGCGGCAACATCCTTCACAGCGGGGTGATCGACAATGCCGCGCCGCTCGATGTCGACCCGCGCAGAGGCCGGCTGACGATCAACGCCTTCTTCCGCCCCTCGGTGGCGGACTGA